The following DNA comes from Cyprinus carpio isolate SPL01 chromosome A4, ASM1834038v1, whole genome shotgun sequence.
CCCGTGTGCGCCCCTAGCAAGTCTATCAGCCACCCTGTgtgccctagcaactgcctagcaacagcccagcaaccaccccaagtaccttagcaactgcatagcattTTTTAGCCCAGTATTCTTTAAATCTGtctgtcaaaattattttaaaatggactaactaaaactaaactgccTTTCTGTCTGaatgtgaatctgtgtgtgttttctagcggtggatcatggaggagaatCCAGGATTACAGCAGGACCAAAGAAATGtatgtctacacacacacaacaacaacaaacccacactctatctcactctctctctctcgtctctctctctctctgtctcacacacacacacacacacacacttgtttttatgcattgtggGGGTCACCTGTCAGAATTACTACATAATGGGATCACCCTTTCCTATGATCTACAGacctaaaaaaaatgtgaaaagcacATTTCcccgcaaatagacgtcagcttttgcctcaccgaagtgttatatttgattgcagtcggtgaaaatgaaagaaaaatattaatattcaacaGATGAAGTTTAGTAGGTcctatgaagatatgtgcgtttcttagaacgaattcaagcaggataaattcaagcctatgagcctgtgcttatattttctctacaccatattttagatttgacacatttaaatagtgtgcagtattatttatataatatgaattatgtgttatattattaaaaagaaattggtgtttactttgcatcggagcattaaaagtgatagcctattatgagctaggcttgcgtgttttataaatcattttctttattttagtaaaacgtaaggcactgtataatttcgctcccattcatttaggcctaattaaaacaaaaaacaaaataaattaaacctgcacgatttaactacatcattgcaactctaaagaatggatggattaataaaacgtcctcacttagccacaaagtgcacacgatgtaaaaaaaaaaaaaaaaaaaaaagagcttcattaattgacaacttcagtgattttaaatggagtcttctttgcttgctttcatataatttaagtaaaatgaaaataaataaataaaataaataataaattgcagccgcatttaaaatGCAGGTTTGTTATAATCATTTCcgaaaatatcagtgcaagatttgctctgcatgatgctgagtgcacgcagcatttattcttattttttctacatattttatcttcattacaaatcttgtttggttttatttggataattgcatgtaaaaaatgatttacttttgtaatgcatatgcaaaatgtgaattattattcatattcagtgtttgtgcaaaaattattaatgcatgacagggaggcgccctctcgatcacgtgattttttttctaataatgaaataactgaaaattgtgcgtctcacatacatgagaaatatatctacagaaaagcttgaaatgtcttttaaacgaatcaattcagaacgaacgcattatgtaatctgtgaaggttgcatttctgtttaaaggcgcgtccatgtggagagagtcagcactgtgaatttcatcttgcagccgacaagaaaacatttgtttattataaataattaaagtgtctcctttttcacaattattgggctacttctgcctgtgctttgtggaaaacttaatgcatgtgattgagcgtggaatatattaaggctggattatagttgtaaatttaatataaacttgtgattagttgaataatgacaaatgaacgactagtaactagaaaaatcttacgtgggaagcagacctattaaataccctctagacatctctgttaaagtttttaaagaattttatacgcgtttgcataaattcttctttcagaacggtctgtaatggataggagatgccttaacactgattttttcctctgagaacaaaaacttatttaaataaaaataaataaaacttttatgttttgagaaggattgggctcaaccctcctcgtgcgtttgagacacgctgccgagcagagtatgagaggaggcggagtgattctgactgaagaggagcggatttttttaaaagtcggagcgtcgtggttttcactcactccagcaccgctccatcacgaatacaattcatgccaacagcccttaatataactgcatatttagcaaggaTTGATATGCACATGATATACATATTTTAGCGTATATCTTGATACACATAaactctccgatcagaagactataatgacggcaaatAGTCGAGCGGGAAGTTAAAggctagttttttattttatttatttattttattttattttttataagctaGTATGAACATAACatacgagatgaaaatatagactagaaaattgattgaggcctacacttggtctgtactccgtccatgacactgactcactgcggagctgccagttttaatctgaacagctcttaacgccgagtggatggcatgatggggatagtattaaaaataatatttttttattttaaacttgttttgaacacatttcttttgtcatttgaatattgatttttaagtagggaggcaaaaaaaaaatcaatttaaattgtaaagcggatttttttgtgaaaaaaaatcggggattttttttaggccatagccTATCggccagccctaatgcaacagttttttttttttttttttttttttaagttaaggcaacttcctctgaattgagttataataactaataaactttattgcgctatacgtagtcaacatttgaagtgatcaaacctttctttaaagttgtcctaaaacctgttccgcaagtttgataccctcataagggactgtccatatgaaagcaagaaattcacacctttatctcgacccccccaagttatacagaactacccccagcaccctccagctgaactgaactcggtctgttttttggtctgtgaggaacagtgtgttgtcatgttactgggttgaaacatgcctgcaatcacagcagccctactctttttattcattattttcccgcagcccatattattatttttcactagaccaaaataataacaaagtatcaattgataattaatcattattatttgttaactgtaggcgtttgcggaaagctttaagaccaggcggaatcctccgtaagctgctcccgcttcacagcacgcgggactgacccaacatttagcaaggcaggaaaacattcagtctgcctgaaggaagacatatttcattgtaagttaatgctgttaaatagagagtaaaaaaaaaaaaatacaaatagtgtaggctatccttaaacttggagctcattatattgaagtacaaatccaaacaccagacgcaacctacactctcagtgttctttcactgaaaagtatgcatttttatttatttattcacaggctatatggttgaaaaagtaaaatttttagttgaaaactttaagtgccattgtttaaaaaaaatgcatcaaaatttcatagaccttcagttgtcatgctttaaaattccatgccatttgtaatttcactgtattttcacctcctaaattactaccccaattctacaattgtaaaatttattcagactgatggcattttttatgacattatttatttttatttttagaataggctaattgtaacataaatggatgaatcaaaacaaatataactttttaactgcaggcagatataggcctatattattgtacattacaaatatttggatcacTTATTTTATAAAggataaatacttattttcttcaagaataaaaaacattataaataaataattaaagaaagaacctctattagcccttatttgtaggttgtaggagataagcgagcgattaatagatttaaaaaagaaaaaaaagtgggtgcttggtttcagaaaatgaatacagctcataaaaaatgtgtatgtatgcagCTAAATGTGGTTATATAAAGACTGAACCATTAGGGGGCATCAGTGTTCTATTATTGGTTGATGTCTGTATTGAATAAAGCAGTTGAAGAAGCAGTGAACCAAGGAAAACAACGTGTGCGTGTTGCTCTATCTGTAATAGATAAAAGTGTTTATCTAAAGTCCTGAGTCGGCAACATAATATAAACTGGCGACGAGTTGTGTAATCCGGAAGACTTTTCACTGCATCGGCGAGAGAAATGCCGGTGTTGGTCAAGTTTGGATAAGAAAAGAACAACCACGCTAAAAACAGCACCGAGCTAGGGTAGCTGTAAAGAGTTGATGGATCAGTCTTCTTCCGAAGAGTCTAACGTTACAGTGACAGAGACTAGAAGCAGACACATCATGGCTGGAATAATTGGACATATGGATCCTTTAGATGAGTCCGGTGATCAGTGGGCAACGTACATTGAACGTTTTGAGCATTATGTCTTGGCTAATGAGATCAGGGATGCAAAAAAAGTACCGGTACTGTTGAGTGTGCTCGGATCAAAAACTTATGGACTGCTTCGTAGTTTAGTTGCTCCCGAAAAGCCTGGGGAGATGGACTATGACAATATTGTGGGAGCGTTGCAGGCTCATTTCGCTCCAAAGCCACTCGTAATTGCAGAGAGATTTCGTTTTCACAAGCGAAACCAGGGAGAAGGAGAGACAGTGGCACAATATGTGGCGGTATTGAAAGGACTTTCAGAACATTGTGAGTTTGGTGCTTACTTAGAAGACGCACTAAGGGACAGATTTGTGTGTGGACTTAAAAGTGAAACTGTACAGAAGCGCCTATTGACAGAGAAAGATCTCACGTTTCAGAAAGCAGTTGATTACACGATATCGGCTGAAACAGCCGCGCGTGACGTGCAGCAGTTAAGTGGCTCCCTGAAAGTGAACGCGGTGTTTTCTCAAAAATGCTGGCGTTGCGGGAAAACTAATCATAATGATGAAAACTGCTGGTACAAGGATCGTGACTGTCATCAGTGTGGGAGGAAAGGCCACACGAAGCGCATGTGCAAAAGCAAAGTAAAGAACGGTCGTGACCGAGAATGGACACAGAAAGTGGAAAAACCTGAACAGAAATGTAATACAAGTAAGCGCagtgtaaaaagtaaaaagaagagAATTTATCACGTTGAGACAAGAGAcgatgaaagtgaaagtgagggAAATAAATCTGACACTGACTGTGAGTTGGGACTTTATGCCATGtcaaaaaaagggaaatattCACGAATCTCAGTGCTGCCTGTTGTAAATGGCAAGAAAATGGAGATGGAATTGGATACAGGGGCTGCTGTGTCGTTGATCCCTTGGGAACAGTACAAAAACACGCTGAGCCAGCTACCACTGCAACCCACTGATATAATGCTCAAGACATACACTGGAGAGCCGTTGGCACCAGAAGGGGTCATCAAAGTGCAAGTAAGGTTAAACAAGCAATGTGCTGATTTGCCTTTGTATGTAGTTAAAGTGGATGCACCCCGCATTGTTTGGCAGAGAGTGTGGCTGAGAGTAATTAAACTGAACTGGAAAGATTTAAAGACTGTGCATGTAATGGAGCAAAAAGAGAAAGACAACTTGGAGACGGTGTTAAGACACCACTCCGCTGTTTTCTCTAATAGTCTAGGCACAATGAAGGGAATTAAGGCCACCTTGACTATTAAACCTAACAGTGTTCCAAAATTGTGCCCACCACGTAATGTTCCATATGCTCTACGACCACGAGTCGAGGCTGAACTAAAGCGACTGACAGAACTGGGAGTGATCTCACCCGTGGAGCACAGTGATTGGGCCACGCCCGTGGTGCCTGTCAGCAAAAAGGATGGCACAGTAAGGCTCTGTGGAGATTTCAAGATCACCATCAACCCATCTCTGTGCGTGGATAAGTATCCGATTCCCCGCATTGAGGATCTTTTTGCCTCTCTAGCAGGAGGCCAACGCTTTAGTAAGCTAGACTTATCAAACGCTTATCTACAGATGGAGGTAGAAGAGAAGTCTAGGGAGCTGCTGACTATTTCGACACAGAAAGGGCTATTCCGTTTTAATCGTTTACCGTTTGGGGTAGCTTCATCACCCGCCTTATTTCAAAAGGCTATGGACCAAGTGCTTCTCGGACTGCCGTATACACATTGCTACCTGGACGACATACTGATTAGTGGTCCAGACGAAATGACACACCTAAAAACTCTGGATGCAGTCCTGGGCAGGCTAGTGGAACACGGTCTGCATCTCAAGTCTGAGAAGTGCCTGTTTTTCCAGGAGTCTGTGGAATACTTAGGTCATATCATTGACGCAGAGGGACTCCACAAATCACCAGAGAAGGTACGTGCTATTGTGGAAGCACCTGCACCTGGGGATGTCAGTCAGCTACGTTCGTTCTTAGGAATGCTGAACTATTACGGACGTTTCATTCCCGATTTAGCTACTATCATGAAACCACTGAATGATCTGCTAAATAAAGGGAAGAAATGGCAGTGGACGTCAGCCTGTGAGTCAGCGTTCCAGACATCAAAAGCTTTACTTGTTTCACAGGAAGTATTGACCCACTACAATCCTAAACTGCCCCTCCAGCTCGCATGTGATGCTTCGCCCTACGGGGTTGGCGCAGTGCTCTCGCACGTCATGCCCGATAATGTGGAGAGACCGATAGCCTATGCATCACGAACGCTCAGCAAAGCGGAACAAAACTATGTTCATATTGAGAAGGAGGCGCTAGCGATAGTTTTTGGAATACGAAAGTTTCACCAGTACCTTTATGGTAACAAGTTTGTTCTAATCACTGATCATCGCCCGTTGACCTCCATCCTGAGTCCATCGAAAAGTACACCATCAATGGCTGCAGCTCGAATGCAGCGTTGGGCGCTCCTCCTGGCAGCTCATGATTACACCATTCAATACCGAAAAGGTGCCTTACATGCAAATGCCGACGGGCTGTCACGACTGCCACTCCCCTACACACATAAAGAGAAGCAAGGCGCAGTAGAGGTATTTTACACATCTCAGTTAGAAAACTTACCAGTCAGTAGCACCGAGATCAAAGGAAACACCTTGGCTGACCCTATCTTGGCTCGGGTCCTAGAAATGGTCTCAACTGGTCGTTTTCCAGCTGCTAAGGATGCAGGTGAAGAGCTGTTGCCCTATCTGCAGCGCCAGCATGAGCTCACAACCCAACAGGGATGCCTCATGTGGGGTGGGAGAGTTATCGTACCACCTAAACTGCGCCCTCGAGTTCTGGAAGAGCTCCATTCATCACATCCAGGTGTAGTGAGGATGAAAAGCCTGGCACGCAGCTATGTATGGTGGCCCGGTATAGACGCTCAATTGGAACTACAGGTCAAATCTTGCCACTCCTGTCAAAGCGTACAAAAAGAGCCTGGACTAGCACCTTTACACTCTTGGATGTGGCCCTCCAGTCCTTGGGAAAGGATACATGTGGACTTTGCAGGTCCATTTGAAGGACATATGTACTTGGTCGTGGTGGATGCACATTCAAAGTGGCCAGAGGTGCATATCATGAAGAGCACCACGGTCTGTATGACCATTCAAGTGCTCAGGGGACTGTTTAGTCGCTATGGCATTCCACACATCCTTGTGAGTGACAATGGACCGCAGTTCTGTGCGGAAGAATTCAGTACATTCCTGAAAAACAATGGAGTCAAACACATCCGCTCAGCGCCATACCATCCAGCCACCAATGGCCTGGCCGAACGGTTCGTGCAGACTTTCAAACATGCTTTAAAGGCATCCAAAGGCACAGCACAGGTGCGTCAGCGACTTGAGGTGTTTCTATTAACATACAGAGACACCCCCCACGCAACAACGAAAGAAACACCGGCAATGTTGTTTCTTGGACGCAGGCTGCGCTCTCGATTGGATTGTTTAAAACCAAGTGTGGCTGGAGCTGTACACAGGTCACAGGATGCCCAACAACAACGGCGCCAGCATCACGCTAAAGACAGACAGTTTGAGGTAGGAGAATCAGTTCTTGTGCGTGATTATAGAAAGGGGGAGGAAAAATGGGCACAAGGTTGTGTGGTGAGAGAAAAGAGTGGACCGGTGTCGTATAAGGTGAATGTGGGATCGCCAGGGGTATGGAAACGCCATGTGGACCAGATGTTGAGACGCCCAGATACAGAGCCTCAGCAAACTGCAATGAATCATACTGTAAGCCCGCAGGTGTTACTACCTCCGAGTGATAGTGGCACCACACTGCACTCAAATACTCCTTTATTGGAAAAGAAGGATGTTCAAGTTCCAGAaatcaaagaaacattaaaaacacaccaGTCCACTGAACCACCATCTACGGAACATCCTCAGTTAACCGAGACAGTGAAACGTTATCCTATGAGGATCAAAAGACCACCAGCTCGTTACCGTGATGAGTGAGCAGTAATTAGTTAATAAAGGGTTATAGCACAGTTTGAGTGAGAGACATATTCTTTCAACATATAAGTTATACTACCACTGAGATATTCCTAATTTGTTGTtggaagtaaaagaaaaaaaaaaggtaattgcaccTTTAGTGTCATACATGAAAagtgtattgttttgtttaaacaaaatgttgaatgttaatgttaatgacaTTCTATCTTAGTGGGGAGGAAATGTTATGTATGCAGCTAAATGTTGTTATATAAAGACTGAACCATTAGGGGGCATCAGTGTTCTATTATTGGTTGATGTCTGTATTGAATAAAGCAGTTGAAGAAGCAGTGAACCAAGAAAACAACGTGTGCGTGTTGCTCTATATGTAATAGATAAAAGTGTTTATCTAAAGTCCTTAGTCGGCAACATAataaaatgctatgatgaaaaagtcatgctaacttattaattcatagaaataatttaattatttttttttttttttttcgagattcaacttgattttcaatacttttaaactgactttaaaatctcaaagagTACATaagttgaaatggtaaaatgtcacactgcatgttaaatagcctaaatgaacttgtatcttgtatagttatctgaagacttgagtgcatgttagcataaacactacaatttaatttaatttttttttttttttttaataaacaattcctgtataaagtgtgacagcaacctttatatcaaacattttgaaatcgtccacagctgagcaacacgAGAGGCGGATCTGAAGGTATATTTGtgatgtgatgcacaaagtcatttttagatgcaatgaaaaaatgaagctggataaaaacatacacgaaaacacgctaaaaaataaattacatttgtgagagttgcattttattacattcagaaataataacggcaggcctaataatgctaggcttatgtaccaacaggacatttttagttctcttcactttacaacaaatcctttaaatttaaaaaaattatcagaacagaacaagaattacaaatatataattctaatggataaatataattgcagcaggctatataataatataggcttataaacaacaaaaataataataattaaaaataatttaaagtgatacattatgttgggcttatctctctaattcgggacaaatccaaacatgttgcccatttgaagctaaactcttattcattaggtaaaataggctttggatttcacacgtgtttcagtatctacgaaaaaaaaaaaaatatcagaattagcaaaattatgccaaagtggcccgctgctcgcgccgcatgatttggtgaacgactgctgtttccaatgaatatgtgcgcgaggcaccagcgcgatcaaagtcacaattcacaattattggtcacacagtaacaggcataattcaaaaatgcaaatgttagcagtttgaaaaatcaagaataattaataacaatagttaataacaattatttgtaaatgctggaccattctcatttcgctctgcaaatggaacctgaagattactattattattattattattattattattattattattatttttaaaaccaagaatgaaccgaaatgaaaacattttaatccgtatatatatatatatatatatatattatatatatatatatatataaggttagagacaggtttggtggtatgggtagtgtaagggaaacaggtcaatttagctcaaagggaatcatttaagattttaaagggatagtgtaagggaaacaggtcaatttagctcaaagggaatcatttaagattttaaagggaatttgaacagaatcactgtttcacggctgatcaatgaaacggccagcgattcactgaacgagccgtataacatcaaatctgcgctggatattaatatccaaagtatagtgacaacactattaattagcacagtaacaagatcggcagtttaagacattaaccttgtaagcacaaaacacaagatacttctcttttcaatatgaataaggctttattagataaatctaagacatataaaactaatctaacacataagcacacgcactcacacattcacacaagttgcaggaagatagaaaggttaggaaagaatgagtttaagaggatgaaaatgtgaaatctcaaggtttacagcaatacgtgaaattgcaatagacatgaacaaccatcaatcaattaattaaccctcgcattgagttccctcaatgaggttaaaattatattagataacacccagtacagatgtgagtctggaggttacttgcattgcctgtttaacggggttccctttgttgtcgcctgaaaagggggtttcccgaagttgctgattggctggaagttcagtaatcgttgaagtgacatcttgggaagcccgtggttgggcgttggctgaagatgcagagttgtgggctggttgtagtttcagacgggcaccgcgaggtcagactcggagacggcgttacaaaacttaactcagacaCGAAAACTctcaaatggaaaagaaaaagaaactaaagtaaaagaacagaagtaaagtttgacgagactaggtggtgtttcttctcatcgtggctaagtagcagcaggcgtgcaggctgaagcacgctggaacggcgctcgaagaacgctaaaagtgatgacaaagcatgactaaaagcaggctaaaagccggcatgactgatagcaaaagctaaaaacgcaagctcaaagctaaaagcaaaatttgatggtgtcctgagtattaaaactggccttttggccacacctcaaaatgttgtcttgaccaattagatattgtctttttctcggggtgttccgatgtttgtcccacccatccataaatcatatgttatcttatcaagcacgtggtccgaattttcccgctcttgcagggtataatttggacatgattcctacaacaagaatatgatacatttgacaaataactgatggtcagaaacgtttcaaagcaagaagattcgaacacacacatactaaacatgaatatgatccttTAAGCCATTCAAgagttattaaaaaatgacatacacaataagtgattagaaacattaaaatcaaatgtgtgggttacaggtataaaatggagttaagcaatggactgatatccatttagaagtcttttttgagttcattttggtgcatatatgcattggaaggcattctctgtgccattctggggagtaaggatatgtcctgtgaagaccagaggggttaacaggtctccttaggaatttcagtctggtttctgctaggtggggggaagtcaatccaacgatcttgttttactctcatggctttacatgtgagggtcagactgtccatctcttcgattacttgccccaaattagacaatctcttcttcgaactgaaatgtcaataattgttctaatggtgttaatgtttgaaagctgttctgtgaaagagttggttggttatcagactgtggtgctaggagttgatttacaacatcctgcctttctgtggaattcggctcatgtttcaaccaagACCCCGATCAAATCTTAAATTATGGACTACAAGTGTAACTAtaactgtagcctaagactatcctattttaatggcttttaaggatgttataatgtataatataatgttattgttgttttacgtcttcctgtcattttacaattacattcagttcgcaatccgtccctttgctccacctggcggtagtttcgcgaatgattttaaacacgcgactgatttgcagttaacgccgcggccctgcagcGGCagttacccattttggttgttcTACCATCTGTAACTCTGTGGGGGTTTTAAGTGAGCAATCAGCTCGGTGAAACTGAAGGTACATCTtcatagcccctttcacactgcacgtcggacccgggcaaattgccggaacattgccgggtcgacttctgtgtgaaagcaaaacacgtaccgggattgattccgggattgaacccgggtcggggacctagtaacattgccgggttcagtcccagaacgagcgctgtgaacaaaagccagatctaatgccgtgtcgtagtgatgacgcacgttatcgcgcgactcttttaacATATgatttgaaggcagatcaacgttcgcgatgaaAAAATATGCGCAAACTgcaacgaagcagagatcagttagttccttactttccgcactgaagctgagatcgttcaccagcttcagtgaaagttaacgtgcctagcgttttcgactcgtacattacacgtcacccCTGATTATCACGTGTatttacgggacctttacaggttgtgtgtgaacgcacgcacatattccgg
Coding sequences within:
- the LOC109070880 gene encoding uncharacterized protein K02A2.6-like, encoding MAGIIGHMDPLDESGDQWATYIERFEHYVLANEIRDAKKVPVLLSVLGSKTYGLLRSLVAPEKPGEMDYDNIVGALQAHFAPKPLVIAERFRFHKRNQGEGETVAQYVAVLKGLSEHCEFGAYLEDALRDRFVCGLKSETVQKRLLTEKDLTFQKAVDYTISAETAARDVQQLSGSLKVNAVFSQKCWRCGKTNHNDENCWYKDRDCHQCGRKGHTKRMCKSKVKNGRDREWTQKVEKPEQKCNTSKRSVKSKKKRIYHVETRDDESESEGNKSDTDCELGLYAMSKKGKYSRISVLPVVNGKKMEMELDTGAAVSLIPWEQYKNTLSQLPLQPTDIMLKTYTGEPLAPEGVIKVQVRLNKQCADLPLYVVKVDAPRIVWQRVWLRVIKLNWKDLKTVHVMEQKEKDNLETVLRHHSAVFSNSLGTMKGIKATLTIKPNSVPKLCPPRNVPYALRPRVEAELKRLTELGVISPVEHSDWATPVVPVSKKDGTVRLCGDFKITINPSLCVDKYPIPRIEDLFASLAGGQRFSKLDLSNAYLQMEVEEKSRELLTISTQKGLFRFNRLPFGVASSPALFQKAMDQVLLGLPYTHCYLDDILISGPDEMTHLKTLDAVLGRLVEHGLHLKSEKCLFFQESVEYLGHIIDAEGLHKSPEKVRAIVEAPAPGDVSQLRSFLGMLNYYGRFIPDLATIMKPLNDLLNKGKKWQWTSACESAFQTSKALLVSQEVLTHYNPKLPLQLACDASPYGVGAVLSHVMPDNVERPIAYASRTLSKAEQNYVHIEKEALAIVFGIRKFHQYLYGNKFVLITDHRPLTSILSPSKSTPSMAAARMQRWALLLAAHDYTIQYRKGALHANADGLSRLPLPYTHKEKQGAVEVFYTSQLENLPVSSTEIKGNTLADPILARVLEMVSTGRFPAAKDAGEELLPYLQRQHELTTQQGCLMWGGRVIVPPKLRPRVLEELHSSHPGVVRMKSLARSYVWWPGIDAQLELQVKSCHSCQSVQKEPGLAPLHSWMWPSSPWERIHVDFAGPFEGHMYLVVVDAHSKWPEVHIMKSTTVCMTIQVLRGLFSRYGIPHILVSDNGPQFCAEEFSTFLKNNGVKHIRSAPYHPATNGLAERFVQTFKHALKASKGTAQVRQRLEVFLLTYRDTPHATTKETPAMLFLGRRLRSRLDCLKPSVAGAVHRSQDAQQQRRQHHAKDRQFEVGESVLVRDYRKGEEKWAQGCVVREKSGPVSYKVNVGSPGVWKRHVDQMLRRPDTEPQQTAMNHTVSPQVLLPPSDSGTTLHSNTPLLEKKDVQVPEIKETLKTHQSTEPPSTEHPQLTETVKRYPMRIKRPPARYRDE